In the Gasterosteus aculeatus chromosome X, fGasAcu3.hap1.1, whole genome shotgun sequence genome, one interval contains:
- the LOC120809880 gene encoding ubiquitin-conjugating enzyme E2 N, with protein sequence MAGLPRRISKETQRLIAEPVPGIKAEPDECNARYFHVVIAGPQDSPFEGGTFKLELFLPEEYPMAAPKVRFMTKIYHPNVDKLGRICLDILKDKWSPALQIRTVLLSIQALLSAPNPDDPLANDVAEKWKSSEVEAIETAKSWTRLYAGNQNDL encoded by the exons ATGGCAGGGCTGCCCCGCAGGATTTCTAAG GAAACTCAACGACTGATTGCAGAGCCGGTGCCGGGCATCAAGGCCGAGCCAGATGAATGCAACGCCCGCTACTTTCATGTGGTCATTGCTGGACCTCAGGACTCGCCTTTCGAGGGCGGGACGTTTAAACTCGAGCTCTTTTTACCGGAAGAATATCCCATGGCCGCACCGAAAGTACGCTTCATGACCAAAATATATCATCCCAATGTAGACAAGCTGGGGAGAATATGTCTAGACATTTTGAAAG ATAAATGGTCGCCGGCTCTGCAGATTCGCACAGTGCTGCTGTCAATCCAGGCGTTGCTAAGCGCCCCCAACCCGGATGATCCCCTTGCAAATGACGTCGCAGAGAAGTGGAAGTCCAGTGAAGTTGAAGCCATAGAAACCG CCAAGTCATGGACCAGGCTTTATGCCGGAAACCAAAACGACTTGTAG